In Alkalihalobacterium alkalinitrilicum, a genomic segment contains:
- a CDS encoding methyl-accepting chemotaxis protein: MYLWRNLKIKNKLFILFSIVLIFFIVGFYLVFFQINSVNSEINNLETNSETNLLVMELMSNIDNKFIAIMDFDQNRRINMEQYNERNERLDYILNLIDNEMVTEKQQQLFEEYITLHEFFQFITETIVNSPAPSTDREYFHRLNEISDLSMLKNSMYLHLQDFNNLLSNQLQDAKTNAQSAIQKTKLILVSSLIVSVIGGTILIVLFSNTLTKSLKQVVNISERISKGDLTVDKISVRSKDEIGRLSYSMNHMVDSLRSLVQKILLTSEQVAASSEELTASSNETGKALLQISASIQQISVGATEQLNSATNANIIAEDMNKYINEINNSVQTVFKSSDKTVNHAEKGNKTMKSTVDQMKVISEKANATGIILGQLENKSNEINQILSLITEVSDRTNLLAINAAIEAVRAGKHGNGFAVVADEVRKLANQSKNAAKQISDLIYAIQEDVKSSVSSMKEGHTSVEQGIKLINEAENTFADITKDIGNVLQQTEDVTKLVENVASGAEVMSATIDETRHITEKSVEHTQVVAKSAVGQSSSMQEIVSAAEILAGMAEDLQRNISKFTL, from the coding sequence ATGTACTTATGGAGAAACTTAAAGATTAAAAATAAACTATTTATTTTGTTTTCGATAGTGCTAATTTTTTTTATTGTCGGCTTTTATTTAGTCTTTTTTCAAATCAACTCAGTAAATAGTGAAATTAATAATCTTGAAACAAACAGTGAAACTAATCTATTAGTAATGGAGTTAATGTCAAATATTGATAATAAGTTTATTGCTATTATGGACTTTGATCAAAATAGACGAATTAATATGGAACAATATAATGAAAGAAATGAAAGGCTAGACTATATTTTAAACTTGATCGACAACGAAATGGTTACCGAAAAACAACAACAGTTATTTGAAGAATACATTACTCTTCACGAATTTTTTCAATTTATAACTGAAACTATTGTAAACTCTCCAGCACCTTCAACAGATCGTGAATACTTTCACAGGTTAAATGAAATATCTGATTTGAGCATGTTAAAAAATTCGATGTATTTACATTTACAAGATTTTAATAACCTTTTATCAAACCAACTTCAAGATGCAAAAACTAATGCTCAATCTGCCATTCAAAAGACAAAGTTGATATTAGTAAGTTCTTTAATAGTGTCTGTTATTGGAGGAACTATTTTAATTGTATTATTCAGCAACACTTTAACAAAATCATTAAAACAAGTAGTTAATATTTCAGAAAGAATTAGTAAAGGCGATTTAACAGTTGACAAAATTTCAGTACGTTCAAAGGACGAAATTGGTAGACTTAGCTACTCTATGAATCATATGGTCGACAGTCTTCGTTCATTGGTTCAAAAAATCTTATTAACGTCTGAACAAGTGGCAGCTTCTTCTGAGGAATTAACTGCTAGTTCAAACGAGACTGGAAAAGCATTACTGCAAATTTCAGCATCCATTCAACAAATTTCAGTAGGAGCTACAGAACAACTCAATAGTGCTACTAATGCAAATATTATTGCCGAGGATATGAATAAGTACATTAACGAAATAAATAATAGCGTACAAACTGTTTTTAAATCATCAGATAAAACAGTTAACCATGCCGAAAAAGGAAATAAAACAATGAAGAGTACAGTCGACCAAATGAAAGTAATCTCTGAAAAAGCCAATGCGACAGGTATTATCCTTGGTCAATTAGAAAATAAATCAAACGAAATTAATCAGATCTTATCCTTGATTACAGAGGTATCTGACAGGACCAACCTTCTTGCCATAAATGCAGCAATCGAGGCCGTAAGAGCTGGTAAACATGGTAATGGATTTGCCGTTGTTGCAGATGAAGTACGAAAGCTTGCTAACCAATCCAAGAATGCGGCTAAGCAAATAAGTGATTTAATTTATGCTATACAAGAGGATGTTAAAAGCTCAGTTTCTTCTATGAAAGAGGGACATACATCTGTTGAACAAGGAATTAAGCTTATAAATGAGGCGGAAAATACTTTTGCTGACATAACAAAAGATATCGGTAATGTTTTACAGCAAACAGAAGATGTTACAAAGTTAGTTGAGAACGTTGCTTCTGGTGCAGAAGTAATGTCGGCGACGATTGATGAAACTAGGCATATTACAGAAAAATCAGTAGAACATACACAAGTAGTTGCGAAATCTGCGGTCGGGCAAAGTAGCTCAATGCAAGAAATCGTGTCTGCAGCCGAGATTTTGGCGGGGATGGCAGAAGATTTACAGAGGAATATTTCCAAATTTACATTGTAG
- a CDS encoding dihydrodipicolinate synthase family protein has protein sequence MEKLEGIYPILATPFTSTGEVDYKSFKKLVKYLANSEVHGVTMFGIASEFHKLSDCEKDKMVEIAIKCLESKKTLIISITDQSWEVAIKRAKRVEAVGGKALMVFPPYFLSPSKKEIENHILKVAKAVQIPIIVQYAPNQSGMVLEPDFFANLNEMASNIQYVKVECVPPGPMITEISKKTDKISSLVGYAGLQMIDALDRGAAGVQPGCSFVEAYINIYNLYQSGEREKAVSSHQKLLPLLNLLMQNVELIIQAEKEILYRRGIISSPYCRSPKYIFDHEQRKQLDQYLEPLKEIFK, from the coding sequence ATGGAAAAGCTGGAAGGCATATATCCGATATTGGCCACGCCATTTACAAGTACTGGAGAGGTGGATTACAAAAGTTTTAAAAAACTTGTAAAGTATTTGGCGAATTCAGAAGTTCACGGTGTTACCATGTTTGGTATTGCAAGTGAATTTCATAAGCTATCAGATTGTGAAAAAGATAAGATGGTTGAAATAGCAATAAAATGTTTGGAAAGTAAAAAGACGTTAATTATTTCGATTACAGATCAAAGTTGGGAAGTAGCTATTAAAAGAGCGAAAAGGGTAGAAGCCGTAGGGGGAAAGGCCTTAATGGTTTTCCCACCGTATTTCCTATCACCTTCTAAGAAAGAAATTGAAAATCATATTTTAAAAGTTGCCAAAGCTGTACAAATTCCCATTATTGTCCAATATGCCCCTAATCAAAGCGGTATGGTACTTGAACCAGACTTCTTTGCCAACTTAAATGAAATGGCGTCGAATATTCAATATGTTAAGGTCGAATGTGTCCCTCCTGGTCCAATGATTACAGAAATAAGTAAAAAAACAGATAAAATATCAAGTTTAGTAGGGTATGCAGGTCTACAAATGATAGATGCCTTAGACCGGGGGGCTGCTGGTGTTCAGCCTGGGTGTTCATTTGTAGAAGCATATATTAATATTTATAACCTCTATCAATCTGGTGAACGGGAAAAGGCTGTAAGTTCTCATCAGAAACTATTACCTTTATTGAATCTATTAATGCAAAATGTAGAACTAATTATTCAAGCGGAAAAAGAAATTTTATATAGAAGAGGGATTATTTCGAGCCCATATTGCCGGTCACCGAAGTACATTTTTGACCATGAACAAAGAAAACAACTCGATCAATATTTAGAGCCACTAAAAGAAATATTTAAATAA
- a CDS encoding LysR family transcriptional regulator, with protein MDIRQMRYFISIAKEGQVTRAAKKLNMEQPPLSRQLKLMEQELGVTLFERNGKEMKLTESGMILQEKAAEILHQINEMITEIKEVNDGVRGSLSIGSVFSCISLLPEKIAEFHNHFPLVTFKILEGDHYTLSEHLDNRTIELVITRLPFESNYNNNNYSIVELPADPFILVMPEKWSREIPGNTIQMKEISDIPLLALKSDKTIVLNKKIINECRRFGFEPNIICECSSVAIIIALVGSGIGATILPKSVMDSFPIPEIKQLEISDTSFESDVGILWLKDRYLSNSARAFIDTFLY; from the coding sequence ATGGATATTCGACAAATGCGTTATTTTATATCTATCGCTAAAGAAGGTCAGGTTACTCGAGCTGCCAAAAAACTTAATATGGAGCAACCACCTTTGAGTCGTCAATTAAAGTTAATGGAACAGGAGCTTGGTGTAACTTTATTTGAACGGAATGGAAAAGAAATGAAATTAACCGAATCTGGAATGATTTTACAAGAAAAAGCAGCGGAGATACTACACCAAATCAATGAAATGATTACAGAAATAAAAGAAGTTAATGATGGAGTTCGAGGTTCATTATCTATCGGGTCAGTTTTTTCTTGTATTTCCTTATTACCAGAAAAAATAGCAGAGTTCCACAATCACTTTCCGCTCGTAACCTTTAAAATATTAGAGGGAGATCATTATACATTGAGTGAACACTTGGATAACCGCACGATTGAACTGGTGATCACAAGGTTACCTTTTGAATCTAACTATAACAACAATAATTATTCTATTGTGGAATTACCTGCGGACCCATTTATATTAGTAATGCCAGAAAAATGGAGTAGAGAAATTCCAGGAAATACAATTCAGATGAAGGAGATTTCAGATATACCGCTATTAGCTTTGAAAAGTGATAAAACGATAGTATTAAATAAAAAAATAATAAATGAATGTCGACGTTTTGGCTTTGAACCAAACATTATCTGTGAATGTTCAAGCGTTGCAATCATTATTGCCTTAGTAGGTTCTGGAATTGGCGCAACAATTTTACCGAAATCTGTTATGGATTCATTTCCAATTCCTGAAATAAAACAACTTGAAATTTCAGATACCTCATTTGAGTCCGATGTTGGTATTCTGTGGCTTAAAGATCGATATCTTTCTAATAGTGCACGTGCATTTATTGATACATTTTTGTATTAA
- a CDS encoding sigma-54 interaction domain-containing protein, producing MLNLNDSRKQINRLLTPLAESANITIGVYNYTGKIVSSAGDHADRLMKLHGNSTPVHYVLSNAHNLIIKGVGEHLLCKECTLANQCDLGVEILTPIVDGQECIGVLTIVDWNPQSSKQILERQSLFTEMLQQLSLSIILRQKWPNINNKVRQLDTYLNSALDLNNEATLVVDGDERIVGVNGTAALLLNKPKESLQNLMLYEVVPQKVAEAIRKERSFKNLDIEGFRWEGRCIREGNNWQGMVLLLGKTTKGNKRNPQLTPRFGLMDIRGTSKAISLIKEKVKRVAPTELSVLIRGESGTGKELFAGAIHSESDRNSGPFVAVNCAALPENLMESELFGYEEGAFTGAKKGGKPGKFELAHGGTLFLDEIGDMPLFLQAKLLRALQFKEVERVGGTRPIQVDIRLTAATNQPLEDMIEAGTFREDLYYRLNVIPIEIPPLRERVEDITVLLELFTKRLTYNKKLGAKRWSAEALNAIYSYHWPGNVRELENAVEHAVSIDVSDRIQISSLPERIIRSSQSSVQSITATLKTTENASDLTFLQKDNLKMPISDMTSSESEIVSKTDIVPDTPKQNMTLPSKSLQDHSITESEIQSIREALSRFGTTTKGKEQAAKTLGISRATLYRRLKLLTSNGYI from the coding sequence ATGTTAAACCTTAACGATTCTAGAAAACAAATTAATCGTTTATTAACTCCCTTAGCTGAAAGCGCTAACATAACTATAGGTGTCTATAATTACACTGGAAAAATTGTATCCAGTGCAGGGGATCACGCAGATCGTTTAATGAAACTTCACGGGAATAGTACCCCAGTCCATTATGTACTTAGCAATGCCCATAACTTAATTATTAAAGGCGTAGGAGAGCACCTATTGTGTAAGGAGTGCACTTTGGCAAACCAATGTGACTTAGGTGTAGAAATACTAACTCCCATCGTCGATGGACAGGAATGTATTGGTGTTTTAACAATTGTAGATTGGAATCCTCAGAGTTCAAAACAAATTTTAGAAAGGCAATCTCTTTTTACAGAAATGCTACAACAGCTTAGCTTAAGTATAATACTTCGTCAAAAGTGGCCAAACATAAACAACAAAGTTCGACAATTGGATACTTACTTGAATAGTGCCCTTGACTTGAATAATGAAGCTACGCTAGTGGTTGATGGAGATGAACGGATTGTCGGTGTAAATGGAACTGCGGCTCTTTTACTAAATAAACCTAAGGAGAGCTTACAAAATCTTATGCTTTATGAGGTTGTACCTCAGAAGGTGGCCGAAGCTATCCGCAAGGAACGTTCATTCAAAAACTTAGATATCGAGGGATTTCGTTGGGAAGGTCGTTGTATTCGTGAAGGGAACAATTGGCAAGGGATGGTACTACTCTTAGGTAAAACAACAAAGGGAAATAAACGGAACCCTCAACTGACACCACGCTTTGGATTAATGGATATCCGAGGAACAAGTAAAGCTATTTCATTAATAAAGGAAAAGGTAAAGCGTGTAGCTCCCACGGAGCTTAGTGTTCTCATTCGCGGTGAAAGCGGAACAGGAAAAGAACTTTTTGCAGGAGCAATTCACTCTGAAAGTGATCGCAATAGTGGCCCTTTTGTAGCCGTTAACTGTGCAGCACTACCAGAAAACCTTATGGAAAGTGAGCTCTTTGGATATGAAGAAGGTGCTTTCACAGGCGCCAAAAAGGGAGGCAAACCAGGAAAGTTCGAACTCGCTCATGGTGGTACCCTATTCCTTGATGAAATAGGAGATATGCCTTTGTTTTTACAGGCAAAATTATTACGAGCTCTTCAGTTTAAAGAGGTTGAGCGAGTAGGTGGAACCCGACCAATCCAAGTGGATATCCGTCTCACTGCTGCGACTAATCAGCCTCTAGAGGACATGATTGAAGCAGGAACATTTCGTGAAGACCTTTACTATCGATTAAACGTAATACCAATAGAAATTCCACCGCTTAGGGAACGGGTTGAGGACATTACAGTTTTGTTGGAACTATTCACCAAAAGACTTACATACAATAAGAAACTTGGAGCAAAACGTTGGAGTGCAGAAGCACTTAACGCAATCTACTCTTATCATTGGCCAGGTAATGTTCGAGAACTAGAGAATGCAGTAGAACATGCAGTTAGTATTGATGTTTCGGACAGAATTCAAATTTCAAGTCTACCTGAACGGATTATTAGGTCATCACAATCTTCGGTTCAAAGTATAACAGCAACTCTAAAAACAACAGAAAATGCGTCTGATCTTACTTTTCTTCAAAAAGACAATCTTAAAATGCCAATTTCCGATATGACCTCGTCCGAAAGTGAGATAGTATCCAAGACTGATATAGTTCCAGATACTCCCAAACAAAATATGACTCTACCATCGAAAAGTTTACAAGATCATTCAATAACTGAAAGTGAAATTCAATCGATTCGTGAAGCCTTATCCCGTTTTGGAACTACAACAAAAGGTAAAGAGCAAGCTGCCAAAACTTTGGGGATAAGCCGAGCAACTCTGTATCGCCGTCTTAAATTACTAACCTCGAACGGGTACATTTAG
- a CDS encoding zinc-dependent alcohol dehydrogenase: MNDNLMKALVYEGPKEMNMREIPIPEANIGEVLIQVERVGICGSELGGYLGHNSLRVPPLVMGHEFSGEIIEASEDSKFKVGDRVTVNPLISCGNCSDCKAGSPNLCVHRKLIGAHVPGAFAKYVTVPEGNVYHLPDHLSYEEGALVEPFACAVRISRIVQLTAFDKLLIVGAGPIGLFVLQTAKVLGINDVVVLEINPKRLEIVKELGGIPVSSEEQLKNYVTDRGFNVSVDAVGLDSTRQLCLNMTKPGGRVVFTGLHAENSELPINLAIRNELSLYGSFGYNPIDFELALNWISSRKVNMEKWIQNEALENGSACFETLIHDPGKIAKFMLNL, from the coding sequence ATGAATGATAATTTGATGAAAGCTTTAGTATATGAAGGACCTAAAGAAATGAACATGAGAGAAATACCTATACCTGAAGCAAATATTGGTGAAGTTTTAATTCAGGTAGAGAGGGTTGGGATTTGTGGCTCTGAATTAGGTGGATATCTTGGACATAACTCTCTCAGAGTTCCTCCATTAGTTATGGGTCATGAATTTTCAGGAGAAATTATTGAAGCTAGCGAAGATAGTAAATTTAAAGTAGGAGATAGAGTTACAGTTAATCCGTTAATCTCTTGTGGAAATTGTTCAGATTGTAAAGCAGGTTCACCAAATTTGTGTGTACATCGGAAATTGATAGGAGCACATGTGCCAGGTGCTTTTGCAAAATATGTAACTGTACCTGAGGGAAATGTCTATCATCTTCCTGATCATCTTTCCTATGAAGAAGGAGCATTAGTTGAACCTTTTGCTTGTGCTGTGAGAATAAGTAGAATAGTTCAATTAACTGCTTTTGATAAATTATTAATTGTGGGCGCTGGACCTATTGGTTTATTTGTCTTACAAACCGCAAAAGTTCTAGGGATAAATGATGTTGTGGTCCTTGAAATTAATCCTAAAAGGTTAGAAATTGTTAAAGAATTAGGTGGCATTCCTGTGAGTTCTGAAGAACAGCTAAAAAATTATGTTACGGATAGAGGATTTAATGTTTCGGTTGATGCAGTAGGATTAGATAGCACAAGGCAATTATGTCTTAATATGACAAAGCCTGGTGGTAGGGTTGTTTTTACAGGGTTACATGCTGAGAATAGTGAGTTACCTATTAATTTAGCCATAAGAAATGAACTTTCATTATATGGATCATTTGGTTACAACCCCATTGATTTTGAACTTGCATTAAACTGGATTAGTAGTAGGAAAGTAAACATGGAAAAATGGATTCAAAATGAAGCGCTAGAGAATGGAAGTGCTTGTTTTGAGACTTTAATTCATGACCCAGGAAAAATAGCAAAATTTATGTTAAATTTATAA
- a CDS encoding GntR family transcriptional regulator, whose amino-acid sequence MVSYHPLKVKQSSYEKIANIIRKDIMLGRWEYGAHLNEKKIAEEFSISRGPVRDALMLLGKEGVIETPSNGRTIVIGFNEKNFNDWSKVRLYLESFAIKEGLNKDPLNDIKLIELDAIIKEMEKVDNLETHIYLDLLFHREIIAFSENRTLGKLWDTLSGTLATMLELIANNYDNQKQIVMHREIFEAIKMGDAERACFELEGHVNEGNRAIKSVIKFIDKNDSNNS is encoded by the coding sequence ATGGTTAGTTATCATCCACTAAAAGTGAAACAATCTTCGTATGAGAAAATAGCGAATATTATACGTAAGGATATTATGTTAGGACGCTGGGAGTATGGAGCACATCTAAACGAAAAAAAAATTGCCGAAGAATTTTCTATAAGTCGGGGTCCAGTACGAGATGCATTAATGTTATTAGGAAAAGAAGGAGTTATAGAAACCCCAAGTAACGGAAGGACAATTGTTATTGGATTTAACGAAAAAAACTTTAATGATTGGAGTAAGGTTCGTCTCTATTTAGAATCATTTGCTATTAAAGAGGGACTTAATAAAGATCCATTAAACGATATAAAACTAATAGAACTGGACGCAATAATAAAGGAAATGGAAAAAGTAGATAATTTAGAAACTCATATTTATTTGGATTTGTTATTCCATAGAGAAATTATTGCTTTTTCAGAAAATAGAACGTTAGGGAAACTATGGGATACTTTATCTGGAACATTGGCAACAATGCTTGAGCTTATCGCTAATAATTATGATAATCAAAAACAAATTGTAATGCATAGAGAAATTTTTGAAGCTATTAAGATGGGTGATGCCGAGCGAGCGTGCTTTGAATTGGAAGGACATGTTAATGAAGGGAACCGAGCGATAAAATCAGTTATAAAATTTATTGATAAAAATGATTCAAATAATAGTTAA
- the eno gene encoding phosphopyruvate hydratase: protein MNKFNIKEVKARQVFDSRSVPTVEVEVVLECGVYGRGTVPSGASTGKFEALELRDNDMKKLNGKSVYKAIENIKQIIAPAIIGMDATNQVAVDRKLIELDGSENKSNLGANSILAVSMAVAWAGANANKIPLYRHLGGANAKVLPIPMIQIIGGGAHANNTTDFQDYLVVPVGSKSFSEGYEMVVNVYNATKKIFSKYKKPLATADEGGFWPTKFNTNEEGLKLLLEGIEESGYEPGKDIAIALDIASSEFYEEDGMYRLSLENRNMNRIEYVDYLCQLIERYPIVSIEDAMAETDWEGSKLLTEKVGSKIQLVGDDLFTTNISRIQKGVKIGVNNSVLIKMNQIGTITETLDAIDFTKNAGYLPVVSARSGETEDTTIVHLAIATNAGQLKVGSVARSERTAKWNEVIRIEEDLQDNGVYDGGNIFKRIIK from the coding sequence ATGAACAAATTTAATATCAAAGAAGTTAAAGCGAGGCAAGTATTTGACTCTAGGTCTGTTCCTACTGTAGAAGTAGAAGTTGTCTTAGAGTGTGGTGTCTATGGTAGAGGTACAGTACCTTCTGGAGCGTCTACTGGAAAGTTTGAAGCATTGGAACTTAGGGACAATGACATGAAAAAGTTAAATGGGAAAAGTGTTTATAAGGCGATTGAAAATATTAAACAAATCATTGCTCCAGCTATCATTGGCATGGATGCTACAAATCAAGTTGCTGTTGATAGGAAGTTAATTGAACTCGACGGAAGTGAAAACAAATCTAATTTAGGCGCAAATAGTATCCTTGCTGTTTCAATGGCTGTAGCTTGGGCAGGGGCTAATGCGAATAAAATTCCGCTTTATCGGCATTTAGGCGGAGCTAATGCAAAGGTTTTACCAATCCCAATGATTCAAATTATTGGCGGTGGAGCTCACGCTAACAATACAACAGATTTTCAAGACTATTTAGTTGTTCCTGTTGGTTCGAAAAGCTTTTCAGAGGGATATGAAATGGTAGTAAATGTATATAATGCTACGAAAAAGATATTTTCAAAATACAAAAAACCTTTAGCAACTGCGGATGAAGGAGGGTTCTGGCCTACTAAATTTAATACAAATGAAGAAGGCTTAAAATTATTACTTGAAGGGATCGAAGAATCAGGTTATGAACCTGGGAAGGACATTGCGATTGCACTTGACATTGCTTCGAGTGAATTTTATGAAGAAGACGGGATGTATAGGCTTTCATTAGAAAATCGTAATATGAATCGAATTGAATATGTCGATTATTTATGCCAATTGATAGAAAGGTATCCGATCGTTTCAATTGAAGATGCGATGGCGGAAACGGATTGGGAAGGATCAAAGTTATTAACCGAAAAAGTAGGTTCGAAAATTCAACTAGTTGGCGATGACTTATTTACAACTAATATCTCTAGGATTCAAAAAGGGGTTAAGATAGGGGTAAATAATTCTGTACTTATCAAAATGAATCAAATTGGTACAATAACAGAAACTCTCGATGCCATCGATTTTACAAAGAATGCAGGTTATCTTCCTGTTGTTTCTGCAAGGTCGGGAGAAACTGAGGATACTACGATTGTCCATTTAGCTATTGCTACTAATGCTGGCCAATTGAAAGTTGGTTCTGTAGCTCGTTCAGAAAGAACGGCAAAATGGAATGAGGTTATTCGTATTGAAGAAGACCTTCAAGATAACGGGGTTTATGATGGTGGAAATATATTTAAGAGAATTATAAAATAG
- a CDS encoding phosphotransferase translates to MIDINDQKSLYEYLYKRGLVLNKDNLICEVLSGGISCKVVKITTESTSFVIKQARSKLQVENDWYSDIRRIYIERDCLNVFNEIIPEDAPKLLYHDDDNYLIVMEAAPANALSWKQQLMIGKLDFKVTEKIAVTLAIIHSKAAQDEQLKQQFNNKEFFKELRISPYLETIREKYKSLSNDIDRIINMLLKDKTTLVHGDFSPKNILIVDQKIFLLDHEVAHTGHPAFDLAFITNHFLLKSIKNKKWANGYMNLMLCFVEQYLSSIDFMDRNQLERETIRVLALLLLARVDGKSPAEYITDEHDQDLIRSISLQILELATSYIDVARIIVKNLTNKSFPVFYMNN, encoded by the coding sequence ATGATTGATATAAACGATCAAAAAAGTTTATACGAATACTTATACAAAAGAGGACTAGTTTTAAATAAAGACAACCTAATTTGTGAAGTTCTTAGTGGAGGTATTTCTTGTAAGGTTGTTAAAATAACGACCGAATCAACAAGTTTTGTAATAAAGCAAGCGAGAAGTAAATTACAGGTGGAGAACGACTGGTATTCGGATATCAGGAGGATTTACATCGAAAGAGACTGCCTAAACGTGTTTAATGAAATTATTCCAGAAGATGCTCCTAAACTGTTATACCATGATGACGATAACTATTTGATTGTCATGGAGGCCGCTCCTGCAAATGCTCTAAGTTGGAAACAACAATTAATGATTGGGAAACTAGATTTTAAAGTTACTGAGAAGATTGCAGTTACACTAGCTATTATTCATTCAAAGGCAGCACAGGACGAACAGTTAAAACAACAATTTAATAATAAGGAATTTTTTAAAGAGCTAAGAATTAGTCCATATTTAGAGACTATTCGAGAGAAGTATAAATCGTTAAGTAATGATATAGATAGAATTATTAATATGTTGTTAAAAGATAAAACCACACTTGTTCACGGTGATTTCAGCCCTAAAAACATTCTAATTGTAGATCAGAAAATCTTTCTATTAGATCATGAAGTAGCTCATACTGGCCATCCTGCCTTTGATTTGGCCTTTATAACGAATCATTTTTTATTAAAATCAATAAAAAATAAAAAGTGGGCTAATGGATATATGAATTTGATGCTATGCTTTGTTGAACAGTATCTTTCTTCAATTGATTTTATGGATAGAAATCAGTTAGAGAGAGAAACAATTAGAGTGTTAGCGCTTTTATTATTGGCAAGGGTGGATGGCAAATCACCAGCAGAGTATATTACCGACGAGCATGATCAAGATCTTATTAGAAGTATTAGCTTACAAATACTAGAATTAGCAACATCATATATAGATGTTGCTCGAATTATTGTCAAGAATCTTACAAATAAATCTTTCCCAGTTTTTTATATGAATAATTGA
- a CDS encoding fumarylacetoacetate hydrolase family protein, protein MKLVVFREENKERVGIKTEEGIYPIEKSLKEIISNGLNNGNDIENLIDLTSGVLSEEEIEFLPCVPPGKKIICVGLNYRRHAEEAGMPIPEVPVLFNKFENALTAQDKEVTLPNVAKQYDYEAELGIVIGKQAKQISRENALDYVFGYCAVNDISARDLQLRTPQWLLGKSLDGFCPVGPYVVTADEVGNPNELGIRCFLNGELRQNSNTSDMIFKVDEIVSFISTYITLEPGDLILTGTPEGVIAGYPEEQREWLKSGDQVKVEIDKIGQLTNYFI, encoded by the coding sequence ATGAAATTAGTAGTGTTTAGGGAAGAGAATAAAGAACGTGTAGGTATCAAGACAGAGGAAGGGATTTATCCAATAGAAAAATCACTTAAAGAAATCATCTCCAATGGCCTTAATAATGGAAATGATATAGAAAATCTGATCGATTTAACCTCAGGGGTTTTATCTGAAGAAGAAATTGAATTTTTGCCGTGTGTTCCACCGGGAAAGAAAATAATTTGTGTTGGCCTTAACTATCGACGTCATGCAGAAGAAGCTGGAATGCCAATTCCAGAAGTTCCTGTGTTGTTTAATAAATTTGAAAATGCCTTAACTGCCCAAGACAAAGAGGTGACACTTCCAAATGTTGCTAAGCAATATGACTATGAAGCAGAGCTAGGAATTGTAATCGGTAAACAGGCAAAACAAATTTCTCGTGAAAATGCTTTAGATTATGTGTTTGGATATTGTGCTGTTAATGACATTTCGGCGCGTGATTTACAATTAAGAACACCACAATGGCTTTTAGGGAAAAGTTTAGATGGCTTTTGCCCTGTGGGTCCATACGTTGTAACAGCTGATGAAGTTGGTAATCCAAATGAGTTAGGTATCAGATGTTTCTTGAATGGGGAACTTCGCCAAAACTCTAACACTAGTGACATGATTTTTAAAGTTGATGAAATTGTTAGTTTTATCTCTACTTATATAACACTTGAGCCAGGGGATCTAATCCTAACAGGAACACCTGAGGGGGTTATTGCTGGGTATCCAGAGGAACAACGAGAATGGCTAAAGTCTGGGGATCAAGTGAAAGTTGAAATTGATAAAATTGGTCAGTTAACAAACTATTTTATTTAG